Proteins from a genomic interval of Salinarchaeum sp. Harcht-Bsk1:
- a CDS encoding ATP-dependent DNA helicase — MTEPSDWRAIFGHEEPYEPQVDGVETALATAREGGYLALEGACGTGKTMLALTAGLHLVRDPESDFSRVLVLTSVKQQLRQFEDDLRLINEELPEEFRPYSGLTLVGKADVCPYSREHAGGIDEENVYDRCEGLRDRTRGLTGEDGETSASQLVSAARRQQIGLDDGATRGAAAATYLETAGEPAPYPRELPEHDDEVEYCPFYAQFLDELPDGADSDPAEAIPFEFRERGLMDTEDLVGLSVEHGTCPHSMMGALLGEVEVVLGNYYHAFDPTTSTAFTAPILDSETFVICDEAHMLEPRVRDLVSDGVADATLRDAEAELTRVIEPLREGRTEGGADEQLVKNELASVDLTRSDLESVRSFVRDLRESLDRRVVDHLNREHPGWRDSLEGLPDEEIPLRPPESPQTDEITEWASRNGHEEAWYRAEAVGAFVGRLLDEHEDEERERAAPAAGRTLAAWARCDHEHYFRSLALERTWDATHPPESWRRAYNGRLNLHNCVPGDAIGDRLADFGGGVLMSATLAPLDVFAEVSGLAHLQAEYDRPVETRQYGLDFPVENRESYAVAAPKFTYDNRGPPPARGGLGGPPDGAAGDAAADGSRAATGSGATSSDGFDGVGDEGTRAVRRAYLDAISTVADAPGNVLVGMPSYAEAEWAAAAIDGDTRVDKPVLLDESSAESETQALKDEFFAGPSKVLVTSLRGTLTEGVDYRGDRLAAAVVCGVPIVDTSSPRTRAIRAAYDRAFGGGERSVGFEYSLTIPAVRKARQAIGRVIRGPEEVGVRVLVDERYAREDWDSVRQYLPVEFDAVSPDMLDLGLDRFWDRHRS; from the coding sequence ATGACCGAGCCGTCGGACTGGCGGGCGATCTTCGGGCACGAGGAGCCCTACGAGCCCCAGGTCGACGGCGTCGAGACCGCGCTCGCAACCGCGCGCGAGGGCGGCTATCTCGCGCTGGAGGGCGCCTGCGGGACGGGCAAGACGATGCTCGCGCTCACCGCGGGCCTGCACCTCGTTCGCGACCCCGAGAGCGACTTTTCGCGGGTCCTCGTGCTCACGAGCGTCAAACAGCAACTTCGCCAGTTCGAGGACGACCTGCGACTGATCAACGAGGAGTTGCCCGAGGAATTCCGGCCCTACTCCGGGCTCACGCTCGTCGGCAAGGCCGACGTCTGCCCCTACAGCCGCGAGCACGCCGGCGGCATCGACGAGGAGAACGTCTACGATCGCTGTGAGGGTCTCCGGGATCGCACCCGCGGGCTGACCGGCGAGGACGGCGAGACGTCGGCGAGCCAGCTCGTCAGCGCTGCTCGCCGCCAGCAGATCGGCCTCGACGACGGCGCGACCCGCGGTGCGGCGGCAGCGACCTACCTCGAAACGGCCGGTGAACCGGCGCCCTATCCACGGGAGCTTCCCGAGCACGACGACGAGGTCGAGTACTGCCCGTTCTACGCGCAGTTCCTCGACGAACTTCCCGACGGCGCCGACAGCGACCCCGCGGAGGCGATCCCCTTCGAGTTCCGGGAGCGCGGCCTCATGGACACCGAGGACCTCGTCGGCCTCTCCGTCGAGCACGGCACCTGCCCGCACTCGATGATGGGGGCGTTGCTCGGGGAGGTCGAGGTCGTGCTCGGGAACTACTACCACGCGTTCGACCCGACGACGTCGACGGCGTTCACGGCCCCGATCCTGGACTCCGAGACGTTCGTGATCTGCGACGAGGCCCACATGCTCGAACCCCGCGTCCGTGACCTCGTCTCCGACGGCGTCGCGGACGCAACGCTGCGCGACGCGGAGGCGGAGCTCACCCGCGTGATCGAGCCACTGCGTGAGGGCCGGACCGAGGGTGGCGCCGACGAGCAGCTCGTGAAGAACGAGCTGGCGTCCGTCGACCTCACCCGGTCGGACCTCGAGTCGGTCCGCTCCTTCGTCCGCGATCTTCGCGAGTCCCTCGATCGGCGCGTCGTCGACCACCTCAACCGCGAGCACCCGGGCTGGCGCGACTCGCTGGAGGGGCTCCCCGACGAGGAGATCCCCCTGCGGCCGCCGGAATCGCCCCAGACCGACGAGATCACCGAGTGGGCGAGTCGGAACGGCCACGAGGAGGCGTGGTACCGCGCGGAGGCGGTCGGCGCGTTCGTCGGCCGACTCCTCGACGAGCACGAGGACGAGGAACGCGAGCGCGCCGCGCCCGCGGCGGGCCGGACGCTGGCCGCCTGGGCCCGCTGCGACCACGAGCACTACTTCCGGTCGCTTGCACTCGAGCGGACCTGGGACGCCACCCACCCGCCCGAATCCTGGCGACGCGCGTACAACGGCCGGCTCAACCTCCACAACTGCGTCCCCGGCGACGCCATCGGCGACCGTCTCGCGGACTTCGGCGGCGGCGTCCTGATGAGCGCGACCCTCGCGCCACTCGACGTCTTCGCGGAGGTCTCCGGCCTCGCGCACCTCCAGGCCGAGTACGACCGCCCCGTCGAGACCCGGCAGTACGGGCTCGACTTCCCCGTCGAGAACCGCGAGAGCTACGCCGTCGCTGCCCCGAAGTTCACCTACGACAACCGCGGCCCGCCACCCGCTCGTGGTGGGCTCGGCGGACCGCCCGACGGCGCGGCTGGCGACGCGGCGGCGGACGGCAGTCGGGCGGCGACCGGCAGCGGCGCGACGTCGTCGGACGGCTTCGACGGCGTCGGCGACGAGGGGACCCGCGCGGTCCGCCGGGCGTACCTCGACGCGATCTCGACGGTCGCCGACGCGCCCGGGAACGTCCTCGTCGGCATGCCCAGCTACGCCGAAGCGGAGTGGGCGGCGGCCGCCATCGATGGCGATACCCGGGTCGACAAACCGGTCCTGCTCGACGAATCGAGCGCCGAGTCCGAGACGCAGGCCCTCAAGGACGAGTTCTTCGCGGGACCGTCGAAGGTGCTCGTCACGAGCCTCCGAGGCACCCTGACGGAAGGCGTCGACTACCGGGGCGACCGGCTCGCGGCGGCGGTCGTCTGTGGCGTGCCGATCGTCGACACATCCAGCCCCCGCACACGGGCGATCCGGGCGGCCTACGATCGGGCCTTCGGCGGTGGCGAGCGCTCCGTCGGCTTCGAGTACTCGCTGACGATCCCAGCGGTCCGGAAGGCCAGGCAGGCGATCGGTCGGGTGATCCGCGGCCCCGAGGAGGTCGGCGTCCGGGTACTCGTCGACGAGCGGTACGCGCGCGAGGACTGGGACAGCGTCCGCCAGTACCTCCCCGTGGAGTTCGACGCCGTGTCGCCGGACATGCTCGACCTCGGCCTGGATCGGTTCTGGGATCGGCACCGTTCCTGA
- a CDS encoding AI-2E family transporter: MRRTTVLAGVLVATALLAALVLRQVLTTIFLALTVVVVARPLYRRLLNLGIQRHVASAITTLAVFVAVVVVAAPIGFILYARRGDIEDAIETLPDDLTLAYGGASYTVETADVQTYLTDIVSDVAIEVLGNAPQLVLLLTLFTVVVFGVLLGQRQVGKAVDAIVPAGYERVYAALKQRTVHTLQAIYVLQLATGIATFVVAVPVFYVLGYEYYVTLAVICGLLQFFPIIGPSVVLAVLAGYHLAHGDVADAIAIIGLGGVLIAILPDAVVRPYLARAAADMPATLYFVGFIGGLLSLGPVGVIAGPLVVALLAEAVELLAEELRNGQQSELPDSADPPQ, from the coding sequence GTGCGTCGAACGACCGTTCTCGCCGGAGTGCTCGTCGCGACGGCGCTGCTCGCGGCGCTCGTCCTCCGGCAGGTGCTGACGACGATCTTCCTCGCGCTGACCGTCGTCGTCGTGGCCCGCCCGCTCTACCGCCGGCTCCTGAACCTGGGCATCCAGCGCCACGTCGCGAGTGCGATCACCACCCTGGCGGTGTTCGTGGCGGTGGTGGTCGTCGCCGCGCCGATCGGGTTCATCCTCTACGCCCGGCGCGGCGACATCGAGGACGCGATCGAGACGTTGCCCGACGACCTCACGCTCGCGTACGGCGGTGCGAGCTACACCGTCGAGACCGCCGACGTGCAGACCTACCTCACCGATATCGTCAGCGACGTCGCAATCGAAGTCCTCGGCAACGCGCCGCAACTCGTCCTCCTGCTGACGCTGTTCACCGTGGTCGTCTTCGGCGTCCTGCTCGGCCAGCGCCAGGTCGGCAAGGCTGTCGACGCGATCGTCCCGGCCGGCTACGAACGCGTCTACGCCGCGCTCAAACAGCGGACCGTCCACACGCTCCAGGCGATCTACGTCCTCCAGCTCGCGACGGGCATCGCGACGTTCGTCGTCGCGGTGCCGGTGTTCTACGTCCTCGGCTACGAGTACTACGTCACCCTGGCCGTGATCTGTGGCCTCTTGCAGTTCTTCCCGATCATCGGCCCCAGCGTCGTCCTCGCGGTGCTCGCTGGCTACCACCTCGCCCACGGCGACGTCGCCGACGCGATCGCCATCATCGGCCTGGGCGGCGTGCTCATCGCGATCCTCCCCGACGCCGTCGTGCGGCCGTACCTCGCCCGCGCGGCGGCGGACATGCCCGCGACGCTGTACTTCGTCGGCTTCATCGGCGGCCTGTTGAGCCTCGGGCCCGTTGGCGTGATCGCCGGGCCGCTCGTGGTGGCGCTGCTCGCGGAGGCCGTCGAGCTACTCGCCGAGGAGCTACGGAACGGCCAGCAGTCGGAGCTGCCGGACTCGGCCGACCCGCCGCAGTAG
- a CDS encoding Fic family protein, whose translation MDTTDFADGPGSFDDYDGLACHRPPTLPPDLTYTDDLFDVYGDAQYALGRLATLHRDLDNPTLLIAPFVHREAAMSSQVEGTNVTISDIYQHEVDAEPARSAAEHADVREAYNYVDAISAGFDHLDGADEGRGDGGGSIDVDLVRELHERLLGGVRGEADAPGELRDVPVYIGSPDGTPETAAFIPASPDVVEILLDQLLAYVRRGEYPPVVDVAIAHYQFEAIHPFRDGNGRLGRLLMMLQLYDAGLLPGPYLYLSAYFKRHGDEYRDRLLAVSQEGDWEGWCTFVLDAIAEQAIDAHDCGIELTDLREDYRSRFPASPVARELVDYVFEQPYLTGPRAVEATDRSKPAVYDAIEALEAEGIVTETTGKQRNKVYEASAVLDVVRS comes from the coding sequence GTGGACACCACCGACTTCGCCGACGGGCCGGGCTCCTTCGACGACTACGACGGCCTGGCCTGTCACCGCCCGCCGACGCTCCCGCCCGATCTCACCTACACGGACGACCTCTTCGACGTGTACGGCGACGCCCAGTACGCGCTCGGGCGCCTCGCCACGCTCCACCGGGATCTCGACAACCCCACGCTGCTCATCGCCCCGTTCGTCCACCGCGAGGCGGCGATGAGCTCCCAGGTCGAGGGGACGAACGTCACCATCTCCGACATCTACCAGCACGAGGTCGACGCCGAGCCGGCCCGCTCCGCGGCCGAGCACGCCGACGTGCGAGAGGCCTACAACTACGTCGACGCGATCTCCGCGGGGTTCGACCATCTCGACGGGGCGGACGAGGGCCGCGGGGACGGCGGCGGTTCGATCGACGTCGACCTCGTCCGGGAGCTCCACGAGCGCCTCCTCGGCGGCGTGCGGGGCGAGGCCGACGCTCCGGGCGAACTCCGCGACGTCCCCGTCTACATCGGCTCGCCCGACGGGACGCCAGAGACGGCAGCGTTCATCCCGGCCAGTCCGGACGTCGTCGAGATCCTCCTCGACCAGCTACTGGCCTACGTTCGGCGCGGTGAGTACCCGCCGGTCGTCGACGTCGCAATCGCGCACTACCAGTTCGAGGCGATCCACCCGTTCCGCGACGGCAACGGCCGGCTCGGCCGGCTGCTGATGATGCTCCAGCTCTACGACGCCGGCCTGCTGCCGGGCCCGTACCTCTACCTCAGCGCGTACTTCAAACGGCACGGCGACGAGTACCGCGACCGCCTCCTGGCGGTGAGCCAGGAGGGCGACTGGGAGGGCTGGTGCACCTTCGTCCTCGACGCCATCGCCGAACAGGCCATCGACGCGCACGACTGCGGGATCGAACTGACCGACCTCCGCGAGGACTACCGCTCCCGCTTCCCCGCCTCGCCGGTCGCCCGGGAGCTCGTGGACTACGTGTTCGAACAGCCGTACCTGACGGGACCGCGCGCCGTCGAGGCGACCGACCGCTCGAAGCCCGCCGTCTACGACGCGATCGAAGCGCTCGAAGCCGAGGGGATCGTGACGGAGACGACCGGCAAGCAGCGGAACAAGGTCTACGAGGCGTCGGCGGTGCTGGACGTGGTGCGGTCCTGA
- the uvrB gene encoding excinuclease ABC subunit UvrB → MSDSGPLSADRPDAESPFRVDAPFEPAGDQPAAIRQLVEGYETHGYDDQTLLGVTGSGKTNTVSWAIEELQQPTLVIAHNKTLAAQLYEEFRELFPDNAVEYFVSYYDYYQPEAYVEQTDTYIDKDASVNDEIDKLRHSATRSLLTRDDVIVVASVSAIYGLGDPANYRDMSLQVEEGQQIDREDLLARLVDLNYDRNDVDFTQGTFRVRGDTVEIFPMYDRYAMRVELWGDEIDRIVRVDPLDGEVVGEESVALLHPAEHYSIPKTQLEQAIEEIESDLQDRISYFERQGNHVAAQRIEERTTFDLEMMREAGYCSGIENYSVYLSDRESGDAPNCLLDYFPDDFLTVIDESHRTVPQIKGQYEGDRSRKQSLVENGFRLPTSFDNRPLTFEEFEEKTGRTLYVSATPSDYEREHSGQVVEQIVRPTHLVDPAIEVSPAEGQVDDLIDRIDQRVNAEGTTTDEAGDATGERVLVTTLTKRMAEDLTEYLEGAGYDVAYMHDETDTLERHELIRSLRLGEIDVLIGINLLREGLDIPEVSLVAILDADQEGFLRSETTLVQTMGRAARNVNGEVVLYADEVTDSMDRAIDETRRRREIQREFNEEHGFEPTTIDKPIGETNLPGAETDTSSVAGVGPEDMDEAERHVEELERRMAEAAENLEFELAADIRDRIREIREDFELDASAGEGIAPEPDAEF, encoded by the coding sequence ATGAGCGACAGCGGTCCCCTCTCCGCCGACCGCCCTGACGCCGAGAGCCCCTTCCGGGTCGACGCACCCTTCGAGCCGGCAGGCGACCAGCCCGCCGCCATCCGCCAGCTCGTCGAGGGCTACGAGACCCACGGCTACGACGACCAGACCCTCCTGGGCGTCACTGGCTCCGGGAAGACCAACACCGTCTCGTGGGCGATCGAGGAGCTCCAGCAGCCCACGCTCGTCATCGCCCACAACAAGACTCTCGCGGCACAGCTTTACGAGGAGTTCCGGGAGCTGTTCCCCGACAACGCCGTCGAGTACTTCGTCTCCTACTACGACTACTACCAGCCCGAGGCCTACGTCGAGCAGACGGACACCTACATCGACAAGGACGCTTCCGTCAACGACGAGATCGACAAGCTGCGCCACTCCGCGACCCGCTCGCTGCTAACCCGAGACGACGTCATCGTCGTCGCCTCCGTGTCGGCGATCTACGGACTCGGTGACCCCGCGAATTACCGGGACATGAGCCTGCAGGTCGAGGAGGGCCAGCAGATCGACCGCGAGGACCTCCTGGCGCGGCTCGTCGACCTGAACTACGACCGCAACGACGTGGACTTCACCCAGGGCACGTTCCGGGTGCGCGGGGACACGGTCGAGATCTTCCCGATGTACGACCGCTACGCGATGCGGGTCGAGCTCTGGGGCGACGAGATCGACCGGATCGTCCGCGTGGATCCCCTCGACGGCGAGGTGGTCGGGGAAGAATCCGTGGCACTGCTCCACCCCGCGGAGCACTACTCGATCCCGAAGACCCAGCTGGAGCAGGCGATCGAGGAGATCGAGTCGGACCTGCAGGACCGGATTTCGTACTTCGAGCGCCAGGGCAACCACGTCGCAGCCCAGCGCATCGAGGAGCGCACCACCTTCGACCTCGAGATGATGCGCGAGGCGGGCTACTGCTCCGGGATCGAGAACTACTCGGTCTACCTCTCCGATCGCGAGTCGGGCGACGCCCCGAACTGCCTGCTCGATTACTTCCCCGACGACTTCCTCACCGTCATCGACGAGTCCCACCGGACCGTCCCCCAGATCAAGGGCCAGTACGAGGGCGACCGCTCCCGGAAGCAGTCCCTCGTCGAGAACGGGTTCCGCCTGCCCACCAGCTTCGACAACCGCCCACTGACCTTCGAGGAGTTCGAGGAGAAGACCGGAAGGACGCTCTACGTCTCCGCGACGCCCAGCGACTACGAGCGCGAGCACAGCGGGCAGGTCGTCGAGCAGATCGTCCGTCCGACCCACCTCGTCGATCCCGCGATCGAGGTCTCGCCCGCGGAAGGCCAGGTCGACGACCTCATCGATCGGATCGATCAGCGAGTGAACGCCGAGGGGACGACCACCGACGAGGCCGGCGACGCCACCGGCGAGCGCGTGCTCGTCACGACGCTCACCAAGCGCATGGCCGAGGACCTCACGGAGTACCTCGAGGGCGCGGGCTACGACGTCGCGTACATGCACGACGAGACGGACACCCTGGAACGCCACGAGCTGATCCGCTCGCTTCGCCTCGGCGAGATCGACGTGCTGATCGGGATCAACCTGCTCCGGGAGGGCCTCGACATCCCCGAGGTCTCGCTCGTCGCGATCCTCGACGCCGATCAAGAGGGGTTCCTCCGATCCGAGACCACGCTCGTCCAGACGATGGGCCGGGCCGCCCGGAACGTCAACGGCGAGGTCGTGCTCTACGCCGACGAGGTCACGGACTCGATGGATCGCGCGATCGACGAGACCCGCCGCCGTCGCGAGATCCAGCGGGAGTTCAACGAGGAGCACGGTTTCGAGCCGACGACCATCGACAAGCCGATCGGCGAGACGAATCTGCCCGGCGCGGAGACCGACACGAGCTCCGTCGCGGGCGTCGGGCCGGAGGACATGGACGAGGCCGAGCGCCACGTCGAGGAGCTGGAACGGCGGATGGCCGAGGCCGCGGAGAACCTGGAGTTCGAGCTGGCGGCGGACATTCGGGATCGGATTCGCGAGATCCGGGAGGATTTCGAATTAGACGCGTCGGCGGGGGAGGGCATCGCGCCGGAGCCGGACGCGGAGTTCTGA
- a CDS encoding PQQ-binding-like beta-propeller repeat protein, with amino-acid sequence MNYTRRDLLATTGTLGIGTLAGCTDAVPLLGDDSDSGPSSLENDVAPDEWPGFQRTITNSGFVEDEARPTSEPAASWNRSLSGGLSDQPAVVDAPDSRLAIAVTEEGTVHALDAASGEDVWSRELDGASGQCPAVAQGLVVVGTDAGTLYALVLDSGDSEWSADLPGPVSGPTIAGDTVFVGTAADEETGTTPHACAVPLESGELAWSVEIAENAVDYPAVAGGNVYFGAEWTAGLQGHLHALDPADGTEQWHREGARMQPPTATEDFVLAPHLSPRVYGHTGRLRARNSFSGHVIGSPATDGELYYTGTTGRYVFPNELVGPGPDWFTAVGGRPTAAPALTESTVYVTRAEDDVVALDRSDGAIRWSWNAEGDVVTGPTVADGAVFVGTAEGTLIRLE; translated from the coding sequence ATGAACTACACCCGCCGGGATCTTCTCGCTACCACCGGCACCCTCGGCATCGGGACGCTCGCCGGCTGCACGGACGCGGTCCCGCTGCTCGGCGACGACTCCGACTCCGGCCCCTCGAGCCTCGAGAACGACGTTGCCCCCGACGAGTGGCCCGGCTTCCAACGCACGATCACTAACAGCGGCTTCGTCGAGGACGAGGCGAGGCCCACCAGCGAGCCTGCCGCGTCCTGGAATCGCTCGCTCTCCGGCGGCCTCAGCGACCAGCCCGCCGTCGTCGACGCGCCCGACAGCCGGCTCGCGATCGCGGTCACGGAGGAAGGGACTGTCCACGCCCTCGACGCGGCGTCGGGTGAGGACGTCTGGTCCCGAGAACTCGACGGCGCCAGCGGGCAGTGTCCAGCGGTAGCGCAGGGCCTCGTCGTCGTAGGGACCGACGCAGGCACCCTCTACGCGCTCGTCCTCGACTCCGGCGACTCCGAGTGGAGCGCCGATCTCCCGGGCCCCGTCTCGGGGCCGACCATCGCCGGCGACACGGTGTTCGTCGGGACCGCAGCGGACGAAGAGACGGGGACAACTCCTCACGCCTGCGCGGTGCCCCTCGAGAGTGGCGAGCTCGCGTGGTCCGTCGAGATCGCGGAGAACGCTGTGGACTACCCGGCGGTCGCAGGCGGCAACGTCTATTTCGGCGCGGAGTGGACCGCGGGGCTCCAGGGCCACCTCCACGCGCTCGACCCCGCCGACGGCACCGAGCAGTGGCACCGAGAGGGTGCTCGGATGCAGCCACCGACGGCGACCGAGGACTTCGTCCTCGCGCCCCATCTCAGCCCCAGGGTGTACGGCCACACCGGACGGCTGCGTGCGCGGAACTCCTTCAGCGGCCACGTGATCGGCTCGCCGGCAACCGACGGGGAGCTCTACTACACCGGGACGACCGGTCGGTACGTCTTCCCGAACGAACTGGTCGGCCCCGGCCCGGACTGGTTCACGGCGGTCGGGGGCCGCCCGACCGCCGCACCCGCGCTCACCGAGTCGACGGTCTACGTGACGCGGGCCGAAGACGACGTCGTGGCGCTGGACCGCTCCGACGGCGCGATTCGTTGGAGCTGGAACGCCGAGGGCGACGTGGTGACCGGGCCGACCGTCGCCGACGGCGCCGTGTTCGTCGGCACGGCTGAAGGGACGTTGATTCGCCTAGAGTGA
- a CDS encoding Na+/Ca2+-exchanging protein — protein MVFDRLRHPIWALVFALGLTVPWVLIYLTGSVHAIGVGPRVALSGIAVLGASFLLAWGAETAEKDVPRAFAIAVLAVLAVAPEYAVDALYAWQAGSGGATAEACSGVSKSAMEQGSTELARACHDANLAVANMTGANRILIGLGWSGIALFTVWKAWQGRADANVADTDRFRDGAVSIDPDLSLEILFLLLATAVAFTVPFMGGIDALDTIVLVGLYVVYISVVIRGDVEEHDEQVGVPLYLQRKSFPVRSAASISLFLYSGIMIFTAVEPFAHGLEEIGLQYGVPEFFMIQWIAPLASESPELIVVAYLVNKARSTAAFNALISSKLNQWTLLIGTLAVVYSIALGQYGTLPFDSKQAAEIWITAAQSLFAIAILVNFRISVKEAVGLFALFFSQVVIEFGIIRLVGEPEATEYSILLLEGYTVVYLLLSAWLFYRRRGALREIAGRSKRTIADAYGFGGTGEETATD, from the coding sequence GTGGTATTCGATCGTCTGCGGCATCCCATCTGGGCGCTCGTCTTCGCACTCGGACTGACCGTTCCCTGGGTGCTCATCTACCTCACGGGCTCCGTCCACGCCATCGGCGTCGGCCCACGCGTCGCGCTCAGCGGGATCGCGGTGCTGGGCGCCTCCTTCCTGCTCGCGTGGGGTGCCGAGACCGCCGAGAAAGACGTCCCGAGAGCGTTCGCGATCGCCGTCCTCGCGGTGCTCGCCGTCGCGCCGGAGTACGCCGTCGACGCACTCTACGCGTGGCAAGCGGGGAGCGGCGGGGCGACCGCGGAGGCCTGTAGTGGCGTCTCGAAGTCCGCGATGGAACAGGGGTCGACCGAACTCGCCCGGGCCTGTCACGACGCGAACCTCGCCGTGGCGAACATGACCGGGGCGAACCGGATCCTCATCGGCCTCGGGTGGTCCGGTATCGCCCTCTTCACCGTCTGGAAGGCCTGGCAGGGCCGCGCGGACGCCAACGTCGCCGACACCGACCGCTTCCGCGACGGCGCCGTCAGCATCGATCCGGACCTCTCCCTCGAGATCCTCTTTCTCCTCCTCGCGACCGCCGTCGCCTTCACCGTCCCGTTCATGGGCGGCATCGACGCCCTCGACACGATCGTCCTCGTCGGGCTCTACGTCGTCTACATCTCCGTCGTCATCCGGGGCGACGTAGAGGAGCACGACGAGCAGGTCGGCGTTCCGCTCTACCTCCAGCGCAAGTCCTTCCCCGTCCGCTCCGCCGCCTCGATCTCCCTCTTCCTCTACTCCGGGATCATGATCTTCACCGCCGTCGAGCCCTTCGCTCACGGCCTCGAGGAGATCGGTCTCCAGTACGGCGTCCCCGAGTTCTTCATGATCCAGTGGATCGCGCCGCTGGCCAGCGAGAGCCCCGAACTGATCGTCGTCGCCTACCTCGTCAACAAGGCCCGCTCCACGGCGGCGTTCAACGCGCTCATCTCCTCGAAGCTCAACCAGTGGACGCTGCTGATCGGGACGCTCGCGGTGGTCTACTCCATCGCCCTGGGCCAGTACGGCACCCTGCCCTTCGACTCCAAGCAGGCCGCCGAGATCTGGATCACCGCCGCCCAGAGCCTCTTCGCCATCGCAATTCTCGTGAACTTCCGGATCTCGGTGAAGGAGGCCGTCGGGCTGTTCGCACTGTTCTTCTCCCAGGTCGTGATCGAGTTTGGCATTATCCGGCTCGTCGGCGAGCCCGAGGCGACGGAGTACTCGATCCTGCTGCTGGAGGGGTACACCGTCGTGTATCTCCTGCTGTCGGCCTGGCTGTTCTACCGCCGGCGCGGCGCGCTCCGGGAAATTGCCGGGCGCTCGAAGCGGACGATCGCGGACGCGTACGGGTTCGGCGGGACGGGCGAGGAGACGGCAACAGACTGA